The genomic interval GGATGTTCTCCTCGATGTACGCGTCGCCCTGGAGTTTCGGGTTGAGGATGGAGCCGCGCTCGCCTCCCGTGCAGGTCACGACCAGCACGTCCACCCCCTCGGACACATACTTGGCCATGGTGGCCGCGCCCTTGCTCGACTCGTCGTCGGGGTGAGCGTGTACGGCCATCAGTCGAAGCTGCTCAGTCAAGACTCGATCCTCAGTCATTGGTCGCCATCAAAGGTGCCGTCCCGCAGGGACGCCGGTCTCGGGGCGGCGGTCGGGTGACGGGTGGGCGGCTTCTATAGTGACTGAACCGGGGGGCGGAAAATTCCTCGATCCCGGCACGGGAGGAACGATCATGACGGCGGTGCGCGAGGCGCTTCCCGAGAACCGCTACGGCCGCTCCGCGGACCGGCGCGCGGACCGCAAGCTCAAGATCATCGGCTCGGTGCTGGGCGTCGCCCTGCTCGGCGTGGTCGGCTGGATCGGCTACGACTACGTGGGCGGCAAGGGCCTCAGCGCCGAGATGATCAAGTTCAAGGTCACCGCGGACGACCGCGTCGAGGTGCACCTGGAGGTCCGCAAGGGCCGCGACGACAAGGGCTACTGCACCCTCCGCTCGCTCAGCGAGAACGGCACGGAGGTCGCCCGCAAGGACTTCCGTTTCGACGACGACAGCGGCCGGATCGACAAGATCCTGACCCTGCGGACGACCTCCCGGGCGACCGCGGTCGAGCTACTGGGCTGCACGGAGGACGGCGGGGCGTCGAGTTGACCGCAGCACGCCCGTCGTAACCCCATTTAACCGGCTCTGACCTGCGGTTTCCGCAGTCGGGACTTTTACCTTCTCCCCCTTTTCCCGGTGAATTGTTAGGCTCGTGGTTTCGCCCACCCGCTGAAGCGCATGCTTGCGGGTAGGGCGTTGCTTTGTATTCCCAGTACCGACGAGGAGCACCCTGTGACCCAGACCAGCGAAAACGTCACCTGGCTCACGCAGGAGGCGTACAACCAGCTCAAGGCCGAGCTGGAGTACCTGTCTGGTCCCGCGCGCACGGAGATCGCCGTCAAGATCGCGGCGGCCCGTGAGGAGGGGGACCTGCGTGAGAACGGCGGGTACCACGCGGCCAAGGAGGAGCAGGGCAAGATGGAGCTCCGGGTGCGCCAGCTGACCCAGCTCCTCGAGCACGCGAAGGTCGGCGAGGCGCCGGCCGACGACGGCGTGGTCGAGCCCGGCATGGTCGTGACGATCGCCTTCGACGGCGACGAGGACGACACGATGACCTTCCTTCTGGCCTCCCGTGAGTACGCGAGCGCGGACATCGAGACGTACTCCCCGCAGTCGCCGCTCGGCGTGGGCGTCAACGGCAAGAAGACCGGCGACAACGCCGACTACGAGCTGCCGAACGGCAAGACCGCCACGGTGAAGATCCTCTCGGCGAAGCCGTACACCGGCTGACCCGTACGTGAAGGAGCCCCGGCCGCGCGACGCGGGCCGGGGCTCCTCCGTGTCCGGGGCCGGGTCCTCAGTGGGAGACCGAGCGGTACTTGCGCACGGCCAGGGTCCGGAAGACCACGATGATCAGCACGGACCAGATCAGCGAGGCCCAGACGGGGTGCTCCATCGGCCAGGCGCCGGTCACCGACTTCGGGACGCCCTCGATGGTGTTGCCGAACAGTTCGCGGGCCGCCGCCACCGTCGCACTGAACGGGTTCCACTCGGCGACGTACTGCAGAAAGGTCGGCATGCCGTTGACCGGCACGAAGGCGTTCGAGATGAACGTCAGCGGGAAGAGCCAGATCAGGCCGCCGGAGGTGGCCGCCTCCGGGGTGCGGACGGTGAGGCCGATCAGCGCCCCGATCCAGGTGAAGGCGTAGCCGAGGAGCAGCAGCAGCCCGAAGCCGCCGAGGACCTTGCCGATGTTCTCGTGGGTGCGCCAGCCGACGAGCAGGGCGACGCCCGCGAGGACGACGAGCGTGACGGCGGTCTGCACCAGGTCGGCCAGCGTCCGCCCGGTCAGCACCGCGCCCCGGGCCATCGGCAGCGACCTGAACCGGTCGATGAGGCCCTTGTGCATGTCCTCCGCGATGCCCGCGCCGGCGCCCGCGGTGGCGAAGGTCACGGTCTGCGCGAAGATGCCGGCCATCAGGAATTCCTTGTACGCGCCGGCGCTGACGCCCGCGCCCGGAATCGCGATCGAGCCGCCGAACACGTACGTGAAGAGCACCACGAACATGACCGGCTGGATGATCCCGAACAGGATCATCTCGGGGATGCGGGTCATGCGGATGAGGTTGCGCTTGCCGATGACCAGCGAGTCGCGGACCGACTGGCCGATGCCGCCGCCCGGCCTCGGGCGGCCGTACGGGCTTCGCTGAGGGCGCTCATTTCTCCGTCTCCGTTCCGGGGTTCCCGGCCTCGTTCTTCTCCTGCTCGGCCGCGTGGCCGGTGAGGGAGATGAACACGTCGTCCAGGGTGGGGCGGCGCAGTCCGATGTCGTCGATCTCCACGCCCTGGGCGTCGAGGTCGCGGATGACCTCGGCGAGGAGCTTGGCGCCGCCGTCGACCGGGACGGTCAGCTTGCGCATGTTCGGCAGGACGGCGGTCTCGCCCTTGCCGAGGCGGGTGAGGACGGTGCGCGCGGGCTCGATCTGCTCGGGGTCGTGCACGACGACCTCGACGCGCTCGCCGCCGATGCGGGCCTTGAGCTGGTCGGAGGTGCCGCGGGCGATGACGCGTCCGTGGTCGATCACGCAGATGTCGTGGGCGAGGTGGTCCGCCTCCTCCAGATACTGCGTGGTCAGCAGCAGCGTCGTACCGCCGGCGACCAGCTCCTCGATGACCTCCCAGAGCTGCTGGCGGTTGCGCGGGTCGAGCCCGGTCGTCGGCTCGTCCATGAACATGACCGGCGGCGACACGACGAGCGCCGCCGCCAGGTCGAGGCGGCGGCGCATGCCTCCGGAGTACGTCTTGGCGGGGCGGTCCGCCGCGTCGGCCAGGTTGAAGCGGTCGAGCAGCTCGCCCGCCCGGGCCTTCGCCGCGCGCCCGCTCATCTGGTAGAGCTGGCCGACCATGCGCAGGTTCTCGCGGCCGGTCAGATATTCGTCGACGGCGGCGAACTGGCCGGAGAGCCCGATCGAGCGCCGCACCTCGTTGGGGTGTTTCAGGACGTCGATCCCCGCCACGAAGGCGCTGCCGCTGTCCGGCCTGAGCAGGGTCGTCAGGACCCGGACGGCGGTCGTCTTGCCGGCTCCGTTGGGGCCGAGGAGTCCGAGCACGGTGCCTTCCGGCACGTCGAGGTCGACGCCGCCGAGTGCAGTGACGTCACCGAAGGTCTTGACGAGCCCTTCGGCGTAGATGGCGCCTGGCATATGGGATTCCCCCAGTGCGTTCGGGTGGCTACCTCTCAGGGTCCAGATCCTAGGGACGCCGGGGGTGCCGTGCCCGGTGAACACACGAGCGGCGCGCAGATCGTCAGCCCATCACCAAATAGCCCGCGTCCCGCAGCGCCGCCTTCACGTCGTCGCAGTGCTCCGGCCCCTTGGTCTCCAGGTGCAGCTCCACCTCCGCCTCGGTGAGGCCGAGCCGGGGGTCCGTACGGGCGTGGCTGACGTCCAGCACGTTGGCGTCCGCGACCGAGAGGACGCCGAGCATGGCGGCCAGCGCGCCGGGCCGGTCGGTGAGCCGCAGCCGCAGGCTGAGGTAGCGCCCGGCCGCCGCCATGCCGTGGGTGAGGATGCGCTGCATCAGCAGCGGGTCCACATTGCCGCCGGAGAGCAGCGCGACGACGGGCCCGTGGAACGACTTGGGGTCGCCGAGCAGGGCGGCCACCGGGCTCGCCCCGGCCGGTTCGACCACCATCTTGGCCCGCTCCAGGCAGAGCAGCAGGGCGCTGGACAGCTCGTCCTCGGAGACCGTACGCACCTCGTCCACCAGGTCCCTGACCAGGGCGAACGGCACATCGCCGGGGCGTCCGACCTTGATGCCGTCCGCCATGGTCTGGAGCGTGTCGATGGAGACGGGACGGTCGGCCGCGAGGGACGGCGGGTAGCACGCGGCACCGGCCGCCTGCACGCCCACGATGCGCACGTCGGGCCGGACGGCCTTGACCGCGACCGCGATGCCGGCCGCGAGGCCGCCGCCGCCCATGCCGACCACGATCGTCCGGACCTCGGGGCACTGCTCCAGGATCTCCAGGCCGACCGTGCCCTGCCCGGCGATGATGTCGGCGTGGTCGAAGGGGTGGATGAACACCGCGCCGGTCTCGCGTGCGTACTCCTGCGCGGCGGCCAGGGTCTCGTCCACGACGGTGCCGTGCAGCCGCACCCGGGCCCCGTACTCGCGGGTGGCGGCGACCTTCGGCAGCGGTGCGCCGACCGGCATGAAGACCGTGGAGCGTACGCCGAGGAGCGCAGACGCGAGGGCGACACCCTGCGCATGGTTCCCGGCGCTCGCGGCCACGACCCCTGCGGCGCGTTCGACCGGGGTGAGCCCCGAGATGCGTACGTAGGCGCCCCGCAGTTTGAACGAGCCGGTCCGCTGGAGGTTCTCGCACTTGAAGAGGACGGGCGCGCCCACGAGGCCCGAGAGATGGCGGCTGCCTTCGAGCGGGGTGACCTTGGCAACCCCGGAGAGCATCTTCTGCGCCCCCCGTACGTCATCGAGGATCACGGAGGGAAAGCTGCCGGACGACGGGAAGTTCATACCGTAAGTCTTGCAGCTCGGAGGGGCCCGGCCGCCGCTTGCGGGGCCGTCCTGCGCCGATGTCCGCAGGTTTGTGCAGCACTGGTACGCGTTGCCCCGGGGCCGCGTACTCTGTCCCCCACCCATCCGACACCGCACGAAGAGAGCCCCCGGCCATGCCCCCTCAGGACATGACGACTGCCTCGTCTCCATCCGGGGGCGCCGCCCCGGAAAACCCGGGTCCCGACCACGTTCTCGACACCCTTCAGCATCAGGTGGCCGTATTCGCCCGCCGGGCCGAGCAGACCCGTCTCGGCGGGGTGGGCCAGGTGCGCAACTCCATGGACCGGGCGGCCTATCTGCTGCTGAACCGGCTGGACCGGGAAGGTCCGATGGGCGTCAAGGCGCTGGCCGCCGGGATGGGGATCGACTCGTCCACGGTGACCCGGCAGGTCGCGCCGCTGGTGGACACCGGCCTGGTGAAGCGGACCTCGCACCCGGAGGACGGCCGGGCGGTGGTGCTCCAGCTGTCGCCGCGCGGCCAGGCCCGGCTGGACGAGGTCCGGGACTCGCGGCGGGAGTTGATGTCGCAGGTGACGGACGGCTGGAGCGAGGAGGAGCGGGACACGTTCTGCGCGCTGCTCACCCGGTTCAACGCGGCGCTGGCGGCCCGGCAGACGGCGCACCAGACCGCCCACGCGAACTGAACGCCCGCCGGGCTCCCGGGGGTTGACCTGAGGGCCGCGGCGCGTTCGGATTGACGTGTGCGAGAGCGTCATGCGGGCCCGCTGCGGGGCCGCGCCCAGGACTTCGAGTCCTTCGTCGCGGGCGCGGCGGGCCGTCTGCTGCACACGGCCACCCTGCTCACCGCCGAACCGGCGGACGCACCCGGCGCCCACCCGCACGCGCTGCGGCTGCTCACCGCCTCGCTGGCCCGGACGTTCGCCGACTGGGAGCGGCTGCGGGGCGAGGACCCGTACGACCGCACCCGGCAGGAGCTGGCGGGCAGGTTCGCCCGCGAGGCGTGGCGCCACCACCGGCCGCGCGGCGGGCTGCTGGACCGGCTGACCCCGCAGGAACGCCTGGTCCTGGTCCTCCGGCTGTACGAGGGGTCCCGGAGGAGCAGACGGCGGCCCTGCTGGGGCTGCCCGAGGACCGGGTGCGCGCGGTCTGCAACCGGTCGGTGGCCACCCTGCGCGGCACCAGGAGCCCGACCGCGCGCCGGGGCCCGGCCCGGCTGCTGGGGGCCGCGCCATGAGCGGCACCGGGCGGCGCGAGGACGAGGTGCGCCGGATGCTGGAGGGCCCGCATCCGCAGGTGCCCGCCGACCTGGCGGCACGGGCGGCCGAGCGGGGCGGACGGCTGCTGCGGCGACGGCGGGCGCGGCGCAGGCTCTGGGTGCTGGCGCTGGTGGCGGCGGTGACCGCGTTCACGGTGTGGGCGCTGGCGGTCCGGCCGTGGGAGGAGCCTCCGGCGGAGACGACGCCGGTGGAGAGCTGGTAGGCGCGGTGTTCCGGACTACCCTGGAAAGGAGTGGTCAGGAGGCTGTCATGACCCGAAAAATCGCTGACTGCCGCAAGTATCCGAGCGAGATGAACTGCTCGCTGACGATCGCCGGCGAGGAGGAGGAAGTCGTGCGGGCCGCGAGCGAGCACGCCGTCTCCGTCCATCAGCACACCGACAGCCCCGAGCTGCGGGAGCAGGTCAGGGCGACGCTGGAGGACGAACCGGCCTGAAGCCCGGGCGGGCGGAGCCGGAGACTCCGGCCCCGCCCCCCTTTTTTTGCCGACTTAACCCAGCGCCTGCGTCAGGTCCGCGAGCAGGTCGTCCGCGTTCTCGATGCCGACGGAGAGGCGGACCAGGTCGGCCGGGACCTCCAGCGGGGAGCCCGCAGCCGAGGCGTGCGTCATGCGGCCGGGGTGCTCCAGGAGCGATTCGACGCCGCCCAGGGACTCGCCCAGGGTGAAGAGCTTGGCCCGGTTGCAGACCTCGACCGCCGCCTCCTCGCCGCCCTCGACGCGGAAGGACACCATGCCGCCGAAGGCCCGCATCTGCTTGGCGGCGACCTCGTGGCCCCGGTGCTCGGGCAGGCCCGGGTAGAGGACCTGGGTGACCTTGGGGTGCCGGGTCAGCAGCTCGGCGACCTTGGTGGCGTTCTCGCTGTGGCGGTCCATGCGGACGGCGAGCGTCTTGATGCCGCGCAGCACCAGCCAGGCGTCGAACGGGCCGGCCAC from Streptomyces drozdowiczii carries:
- a CDS encoding DUF1059 domain-containing protein; its protein translation is MTRKIADCRKYPSEMNCSLTIAGEEEEVVRAASEHAVSVHQHTDSPELREQVRATLEDEPA
- a CDS encoding ABC transporter permease codes for the protein MGQSVRDSLVIGKRNLIRMTRIPEMILFGIIQPVMFVVLFTYVFGGSIAIPGAGVSAGAYKEFLMAGIFAQTVTFATAGAGAGIAEDMHKGLIDRFRSLPMARGAVLTGRTLADLVQTAVTLVVLAGVALLVGWRTHENIGKVLGGFGLLLLLGYAFTWIGALIGLTVRTPEAATSGGLIWLFPLTFISNAFVPVNGMPTFLQYVAEWNPFSATVAAARELFGNTIEGVPKSVTGAWPMEHPVWASLIWSVLIIVVFRTLAVRKYRSVSH
- a CDS encoding ATP-binding cassette domain-containing protein, whose amino-acid sequence is MPGAIYAEGLVKTFGDVTALGGVDLDVPEGTVLGLLGPNGAGKTTAVRVLTTLLRPDSGSAFVAGIDVLKHPNEVRRSIGLSGQFAAVDEYLTGRENLRMVGQLYQMSGRAAKARAGELLDRFNLADAADRPAKTYSGGMRRRLDLAAALVVSPPVMFMDEPTTGLDPRNRQQLWEVIEELVAGGTTLLLTTQYLEEADHLAHDICVIDHGRVIARGTSDQLKARIGGERVEVVVHDPEQIEPARTVLTRLGKGETAVLPNMRKLTVPVDGGAKLLAEVIRDLDAQGVEIDDIGLRRPTLDDVFISLTGHAAEQEKNEAGNPGTETEK
- the ilvA gene encoding threonine ammonia-lyase — encoded protein: MNFPSSGSFPSVILDDVRGAQKMLSGVAKVTPLEGSRHLSGLVGAPVLFKCENLQRTGSFKLRGAYVRISGLTPVERAAGVVAASAGNHAQGVALASALLGVRSTVFMPVGAPLPKVAATREYGARVRLHGTVVDETLAAAQEYARETGAVFIHPFDHADIIAGQGTVGLEILEQCPEVRTIVVGMGGGGLAAGIAVAVKAVRPDVRIVGVQAAGAACYPPSLAADRPVSIDTLQTMADGIKVGRPGDVPFALVRDLVDEVRTVSEDELSSALLLCLERAKMVVEPAGASPVAALLGDPKSFHGPVVALLSGGNVDPLLMQRILTHGMAAAGRYLSLRLRLTDRPGALAAMLGVLSVADANVLDVSHARTDPRLGLTEAEVELHLETKGPEHCDDVKAALRDAGYLVMG
- a CDS encoding MarR family winged helix-turn-helix transcriptional regulator, with the translated sequence MPPQDMTTASSPSGGAAPENPGPDHVLDTLQHQVAVFARRAEQTRLGGVGQVRNSMDRAAYLLLNRLDREGPMGVKALAAGMGIDSSTVTRQVAPLVDTGLVKRTSHPEDGRAVVLQLSPRGQARLDEVRDSRRELMSQVTDGWSEEERDTFCALLTRFNAALAARQTAHQTAHAN
- a CDS encoding DUF4307 domain-containing protein; its protein translation is MTAVREALPENRYGRSADRRADRKLKIIGSVLGVALLGVVGWIGYDYVGGKGLSAEMIKFKVTADDRVEVHLEVRKGRDDKGYCTLRSLSENGTEVARKDFRFDDDSGRIDKILTLRTTSRATAVELLGCTEDGGASS
- the greA gene encoding transcription elongation factor GreA, yielding MTQTSENVTWLTQEAYNQLKAELEYLSGPARTEIAVKIAAAREEGDLRENGGYHAAKEEQGKMELRVRQLTQLLEHAKVGEAPADDGVVEPGMVVTIAFDGDEDDTMTFLLASREYASADIETYSPQSPLGVGVNGKKTGDNADYELPNGKTATVKILSAKPYTG